The DNA region ATTATCCGCGGCAGCCGCAGAGATGCGCCGCGCCGGGCATTCGGTTCACGAGGCAAGCTTCGATGTCACGGACGAGGCGGCGATCCTTGCCGCGTTCGAGCGGTTCGATGCGGGCGGCCTCGAGATCGACATTCTCATCAACAATGCCGGCATCCAGTTGCGAAAGCCGATGGTCGAGCTGACGACCGCGGAGTGGCGAACCGTCATCGAAGCCAACCTCACCAGCGCCTTCGTCATCGGTCGCGAGGCCGCGAAGCGCATGATCGCGCGTGGCCGCGGCAAGATCATCAATATCGGCTCGCTGACGAGCGAGCTCGCCCGCGCGACCGTCGCGCCCTACACTGTGGCCAAGGGCGGCATCAAGATGCTGACGCGGGCCATGGCGGCCGAATGGGCCGCTGACGGGATCCAGGCGAACGCCATCGGGCCGGGCTACATGCTCACCGACATGAACCAGGCACTCGTCGAGAACCCGACCTTCGATGCCTGGGTCAAGAGCCGGACGCCGGCGAAGCGCTGGGGTCGGC from Rhizobiales bacterium GAS188 includes:
- a CDS encoding gluconate 5-dehydrogenase, with the translated sequence MSVDLFRLEGRTALITGSSRGLGRAMAEGLAAAGAAIVLNGTNEARLSAAAAEMRRAGHSVHEASFDVTDEAAILAAFERFDAGGLEIDILINNAGIQLRKPMVELTTAEWRTVIEANLTSAFVIGREAAKRMIARGRGKIINIGSLTSELARATVAPYTVAKGGIKMLTRAMAAEWAADGIQANAIGPGYMLTDMNQALVENPTFDAWVKSRTPAKRWGRPEELIGTAVFLASSASDYVNGQIIYVDGGMLAVL